One Diospyros lotus cultivar Yz01 chromosome 1, ASM1463336v1, whole genome shotgun sequence genomic window carries:
- the LOC127812551 gene encoding scarecrow-like protein 8: MSSGFSGGAPNFYNAGKSVAMNNPQFLGDPASQIAHRRLDLIGKRSLAEFQNQQQQELSLHQQQQALELYLRNVKARTFQQASPISPLSPVDFSASISPDAPSISSASSVSSARYSVPILQQRRQQPIFGVSYQNRAVKQEQGQESDKKMMNRLQELEKQLLDDNDEEETDAVSAVTHSEWSETIQSLISPSQKPISPSPTSSSSSCSSSASPPTLCPKQSISEAAAAISDRKTEVAAEILTRLSQAGNVRGTSEQRLTAYMAGALQSRLNPTRYPPPFAELYGEEHTASTQKLYEASPCFKLGLMAANLAIVEATSEEKQRLNKLHVVDFDIGHGSHYVHLIRLLSSRKGEGSPASLKITTFAEYGSEERLKTVGDWLKALANKAGVSLNFNVLSMKMTDLGPDTLGVEPEESLAVNFSFRLFRLPDESVTTENLRDELLRRVKGLSPRVVTVVEQDLNVNTAPFGARVTEAREYFGALFDSLEATMRDNPDRVRIEEGLGRKASNIVACEGRDRVERCEVFGKWRARMGMAGFNPNPLSTQLADSVRTGLNSLTRGHPGFTVREETGGICLGWMGRTLTVVSAWR, from the coding sequence ATGTCGTCGGGGTTTTCCGGCGGAGCTCCCAACTTCTACAACGCCGGGAAGTCAGTGGCCATGAACAATCCGCAATTTCTAGGAGACCCGGCTTCTCAGATCGCCCATCGCCGGCTCGATTTGATTGGAAAACGATCGCTCGCAGAATTTCAAAACCAGCAGCAACAAGAACTCTCGCTTCACCAGCAGCAACAAGCCTTGGAGCTTTACCTTCGGAACGTGAAGGCTCGAACTTTCCAACAGGCTTCGCCGATTTCTCCGCTTTCGCCTGTGGATTTCTCCGCCTCCATTTCGCCGGACGCGCCGTCAATTTCCTCCGCATCCTCCGTCTCTTCCGCCCGGTACAGCGTCCCAATTCTGCAGCAACGGCGGCAGCAGCCAATCTTCGGAGTTTCGTATCAGAACCGGGCTGTGAAGCAAGAACAAGGGCAGGAATCGGacaagaagatgatgaatcgACTTCAGGAGCTCGAGAAACAGCTCCTCGACGACAACGATGAAGAAGAAACCGACGCTGTGTCCGCGGTTACCCACAGTGAGTGGTCCGAGACGATTCAGAGCCTCATCAGTCCCTCCCAGAAGCCCATTTCCCCTTCTCCGACGTCGTCTTCGTCGTCTTGCTCGTCATCGGCTTCTCCGCCGACTCTCTGTCCGAAGCAATCGATATCCGAGGCGGCGGCCGCTATATCCGACCGAAAGACGGAGGTTGCGGCGGAGATCCTCACGCGCCTGAGCCAGGCCGGCAACGTGAGAGGGACGTCTGAGCAGAGGTTGACGGCGTACATGGCAGGGGCGCTCCAGTCGCGCCTGAACCCCACAAGATACCCGCCGCCATTCGCGGAGCTTTACGGGGAAGAGCACACGGCTTCGACTCAGAAGCTGTACGAAGCGTCACCGTGCTTCAAGCTCGGATTGATGGCGGCTAACCTCGCAATCGTCGAAGCGACGTCTGAGGAGAAGCAGAGGCTCAACAAGCTTCACGTCGTGGACTTTGACATCGGCCACGGCAGCCATTACGTGCATTTGATCCGCCTTCTGTCGTCCAGGAAGGGCGAAGGCTCCCCCGCCTCCTTAAAGATCACGACTTTCGCCGAGTACGGTAGCGAGGAGAGGTTGAAGACGGTCGGAGACTGGCTCAAGGCGCTGGCGAACAAGGCCGGGGTTTCGTTGAATTTCAACGTGTTGTCGATGAAAATGACTGATCTGGGGCCGGACACATTGGGCGTGGAGCCGGAGGAATCTTTGGCCGTGAATTTCTCTTTCCGGCTGTTCAGGCTGCCGGACGAGAGCGTGACGACGGAGAATTTGCGGGACGAACTGCTCCGCCGCGTGAAGGGGCTGTCGCCGAGGGTGGTGACAGTGGTGGAGCAGGACCTGAACGTCAACACGGCGCCGTTCGGGGCGCGCGTGACGGAGGCGCGTGAGTATTTCGGCGCGCTGTTCGACTCGCTGGAGGCGACGATGCGGGACAACCCGGACCGGGTCCGGATCGAGGAGGGGCTGGGTCGGAAAGCGAGCAACATCGTTGCTTGTGAAGGGAGGGACCGCGTTGAAAGATGCGAAGTGTTCGGTAAGTGGCGGGCCCGGATGGGGATGGCCGGGTTCAACCCGAATCCGCTGAGCACCCAACTCGCTGACTCGGTCCGGACCGGCCTCAACTCGTTGACACGTGGCCACCCGGGATTCACCGTACGGGAAGAAACCGGAGGCATCTGCCTTGGCTGGATGGGACGAACGCTCACCGTCGTATCGGCTTGGCGTTAA
- the LOC127790045 gene encoding protein DETOXIFICATION 35: protein MESPLLTSSSSGDPQLTTADGDYRPLRTFKELTSLFWIETAKLWKISAPIIVTTICNYAINSTTSIFVGHLGDVELSAVSISVSVIAVFSFGFLLGMGSALETLCGQAYGAGQVHMLGVYMQRSWIILFVTCILLTPIYIFATPVLKLFGQEDEIADLAGTFSIQIIPQLFALAFTFPTQKFLQAQSKVNVLMWIGAGDLIVHIALLSLFIYGLGWGTTGAAIAFDLSSWMLSVAQIVYAVGWCKDAWQGLSWAALKDIWAFVRLSLASAVMLCLEVWYMTSIIVLAGNLDNAVIAVGSLSICMNFNGYEFMLFIGINAGISVRVSNELGLGHPRAAKYAVYVTVLQSLVIGILCMIVVMATREYFAVIFTDSKDMQQAVSHLAYLLGFTMLLNSVQPVISGVAVGGGWQAMVAYINLGCYYIFGLPLGYVLGFVANLGVQGLWGGMIAGTALQTLLLLIILYRTNWNKEVEQTTDRMRKWGGEDIIADKLDSNT from the exons ATGGAATCGCCGCTGCTCACCAGTAGTAGTTCAGGTGATCCGCAACTGACTACGGCCGACGGAGATTACCGACCATTGAGGACCTTCAAGGAGCTGACATCTCTGTTCTGGATAGAAACCGCGAAGCTCTGGAAAATCTCGGCTCCGATTATAGTGACTACCATCTGTAACTATGCGATTAACTCCACCACCAGCATCTTCGTCGGCCACCTCGGCGATGTCGAACTCTCCGCCGTCTCTATCTCCGTCTCCGTCATCGCCGTCTTCTCTTTCGGCTTCCTG CTTGGTATGGGGAGTGCACTAGAAACACTCTGTGGCCAAGCTTATGGTGCAGGGCAAGTTCACATGCTTGGGGTCTATATGCAGCGCTCATGGATAATTCTGTTTGTCACCTGCATTCTTCTCACGCCAATTTACATATTTGCTACACCGGTCCTGAAGCTCTTCGGCCAAGAAGACGAGATCGCGGATCTTGCAGGGACATTCTCCATCCAAATCATTCCCCAATTGTTTGCTCTTGCTTTCACTTTTCCTACCCAAAAGTTCCTTCAGGCACAGAGCAAGGTCAATGTCCTTATGTGGATTGGAGCGGGGGATCTAATAGTACACATTGCTCTGCTTTCGCTGTTTATTTACGGATTGGGTTGGGGCACCACAGGCGCGGCCATAGCATTTGACCTCTCGAGCTGGATGCTTTCAGTGGCTCAAATTGTTTATGCAGTGGGGTGGTGCAAGGATGCTTGGCAAGGATTGTCATGGGCGGCATTGAAGGATATTTGGGCCTTTGTCAGGCTCTCCCTTGCCTCGGCTGTTATGCTATGCCTAGAGGTCTGGTATATGACGAGTATAATCGTACTCGCTGGTAATCTTGATAATGCAGTGATTGCGGTTGGATCACTTTCTATTTG TATGAACTTCAATGGATATGAGTTCATGTTGTTCATCGGAATAAATGCTGGGATAAG CGTTCGTGTCTCCAATGAGCTTGGTTTGGGCCATCCAAGAGCAGCTAAGTACGCCGTCTATGTTACAGTTCTTCAATCCTTGGTCATTGGGATTCTCTGCATGATTGTTGTAATGGCAACTCGAGAATATTTCGCCGTCATATTCACAGACAGCAAGGATATGCAACAAGCCGTATCTCACCTAGCATACCTTCTTGGTTTCACTATGCTTCTTAACAGTGTCCAGCCCGTGATATCCG GTGTTGCGGTCGGGGGAGGATGGCAAGCTATGGTAGCTTATATCAACTTGGGTTGTTATTACATTTTCGGGCTTCCTCTAGGCTATGTTCTTGGTTTTGTAGCAAATCTAGGAGTACAG GGACTTTGGGGTGGTATGATAGCTGGAACTGCACTTCAGACACTGCTCCTTTTGATCATTCTTTACAGAACCAACTGGAACAAAGAG